In the genome of Rhodocyclaceae bacterium, the window GTTCACGAACTTCCAGGGTCAGGTCACCGAGGGGTTTCGCACAGCAGAGCAGGACCTTGCCGGCCGCCTTTTCGTCGTCGGTAAGTGTCGCGGCCTGGTACGCGCCGTGATCGACGGTGCCACAGGCGATCTTCGCCTTGCAGCTGCCACAGGCACCGTTGCGGCAGCCATAGGGTAGCTGCAGGCTGTTGCGCATGGCCGCTTCCAGCACGGTTTCGCCAGGTTCGACGGTGAAGATGTGACCGCTGGGCTGGAGGGTGATCGTCGGGTAGGTCTGCTGGGTCATCGTGCCGGGGTATCCGCTACACTGCCTTGATGAAGCGATTATTGATCATCGGTTGCGGAGATGTCGCCCGAAGAGCACTGCCCGTCCTGAAATCGCGGTATTCGACGGTTTTTGCGCTCGCGCGCGGCGAATCCAGCGCACGGATGCTTCGTGCCATGGGCGTCGTGCCGATCCGGGGAGATCTCGATCGCCCGGATTCGCTCCGGCTGCTGGCCGGCCTTGCCGATGACGTACTGCACAGCGCTCCCCCGCCCGGAGAGGGCCTCGTCGATACGCGCACCAGGGACCTGATCGCGGCCCTTTCATGCGCGCAGAATCTACCACAGCGCCTTGTCTACCTGAGCACCACCGGGGTCTATGGCGACTGCAGCGGCGAAGCGGTGCCGGAGACACGCCCGATCCGGCCCTCGAGCCCGCGCGCCGTCCGTCGAGCCGATGCGGAAGACCGCCTGCGGTGCTGGGGACGGCGCAGCCGGGTGACGGTTTCCGTGCTTCGGGTACCTGGCATCTACGCCGCCGACCGGCTGCCGCTGGCGCGTCTTCGGCAGGGAACGCCGGCGATCTGCGCCGAAGAAGACTCGTTCTCGAACCATATTCATGCCGACGATCTGGCACATATCGTCGTCCGCGCGCTGGTTGCCGGGCGGCCCTGCCGCATCTTCAACACCGGCGACGACAGCGCGATGCGGATGGGCGACTACTTCGATCTCGTCGCCGATCAGTTCGGATTGACGCGTCCGCGGCGGATCAGCCGCACGCAGGCGGAGGCAGAGATCTCGGCGCCGCTGCTGTCGTTCATGCGCGAGTCCCGGCAACTGACGAACGGCCGCCTGAAACGGGAACTGCGGATCGGTCTTCGCTATCCTACGGTGCATGCAGGCGTGGCAGAGGCTGCGCGGGTAGCCGGGATCGTCCCGCGCGCCGTGGCCTGAACGGGGAACATCGATGGGCGGGGCCGAGATGCTGCTGGTGATGACGACGATGCCCGATGCGCAGGCGGCCGGTGTCCTCGCGCGCGCACTCGTCGAGGGCCAGCTGGCCGCGTGCGTCAGCATCCAGTCCGGCTGCGAGTCGGTCTACCGCTGGCAGGGCGCTGTCGAACAGGCGCGGGAGATACCGGTACTGATCAAGACCACCAGCGCCCGGTATCCAGCCGTCGAGACCGAACTGCGCCGGTTGCATCCGTACGCCCTGCCGGAGATCGTGGCCATTCCCGTGACGCATGCACTGCCCGGTTATCTCCAGTGGGTCGTTTCGGAGACGATCGATGCAGATGATGACCGGAAAACCGAAGTAATGCCCCAGGCAGGTAATCGATGAACCCCGTATTCCGTCGCCGCGCACTCCTCGGCATGACTGCGATCGCTGCAGCCGGCGCCGGGATGGCCGGGGGTCTGTTCGCGTTGCGCTACTGGCGCGATGGCGCCGGCCGCGATGTTCCGGGCATGGCCGAGGCGGCCGCGACTTTCTTCGCGACCACCCTGCCGGATCCGGCAGGTACGCCGCAGGCGTTTTCGCAGTGGAAAGGGCAGGTGATCGTC includes:
- a CDS encoding NAD-dependent epimerase/dehydratase family protein; translation: MKRLLIIGCGDVARRALPVLKSRYSTVFALARGESSARMLRAMGVVPIRGDLDRPDSLRLLAGLADDVLHSAPPPGEGLVDTRTRDLIAALSCAQNLPQRLVYLSTTGVYGDCSGEAVPETRPIRPSSPRAVRRADAEDRLRCWGRRSRVTVSVLRVPGIYAADRLPLARLRQGTPAICAEEDSFSNHIHADDLAHIVVRALVAGRPCRIFNTGDDSAMRMGDYFDLVADQFGLTRPRRISRTQAEAEISAPLLSFMRESRQLTNGRLKRELRIGLRYPTVHAGVAEAARVAGIVPRAVA
- a CDS encoding divalent-cation tolerance protein CutA, producing the protein MGGAEMLLVMTTMPDAQAAGVLARALVEGQLAACVSIQSGCESVYRWQGAVEQAREIPVLIKTTSARYPAVETELRRLHPYALPEIVAIPVTHALPGYLQWVVSETIDADDDRKTEVMPQAGNR